A single region of the Bryobacter aggregatus MPL3 genome encodes:
- a CDS encoding ABC transporter ATP-binding protein, which produces MSRTEDAIQVAGVTKAYRSFFRRNPIRALNQVDLKVRRGAAFGLAGPNGAGKTTLMKIMIGAVRPSSGSVELFGWLARSAGAARLVGYLPETCAFPPYLTARQLLQFHGRLMGLGGRLIANRAAELLDRVGLADWADVPLAKYSKGMVQRAGIAQAMLHEPELLILG; this is translated from the coding sequence GTGAGCCGGACTGAAGACGCGATCCAAGTGGCCGGAGTGACGAAGGCGTACCGGTCGTTCTTCCGGCGCAACCCGATCCGGGCGCTGAACCAAGTCGATTTGAAGGTGCGGCGCGGAGCTGCATTCGGACTTGCAGGGCCCAACGGAGCGGGAAAAACCACACTCATGAAGATCATGATCGGCGCGGTACGGCCGAGTTCCGGAAGCGTGGAACTATTCGGATGGCTGGCCCGAAGCGCCGGCGCCGCCCGCCTCGTGGGCTACCTTCCAGAGACCTGCGCTTTCCCGCCATACCTCACTGCGCGCCAACTGCTCCAATTCCACGGCAGACTGATGGGCCTGGGCGGACGCCTAATCGCAAATCGCGCAGCCGAACTGTTGGATCGAGTCGGGCTCGCCGATTGGGCCGATGTACCTCTGGCGAAGTATTCGAAAGGCATGGTGCAGCGGGCGGGAATCGCACAGGCGATGCTGCATGAGCCAGAGTTGCTGATCCTGGGATGA